In Pseudomonas sp. Leaf58, one DNA window encodes the following:
- the alr gene encoding alanine racemase: MPFRRTLLAASLALLITGQAPLYAAPPLSMDNGTTALTVQTSNAWVEISASALQHNIRTLQAELGSKSKLCAVLKADAYGHGVGLVMPSIIAQGVPCVAVASNEEARVVRASGFTGQLVRVRLASLGEVEDALQYDMEELVGSAEFARQVDAIAERHGKTLRIHMALNSSGMSRNGVEMSTWSGRGEALQITDQKHLKLVALMTHFAVEDKDDVRKGLAAFNEQTAWLIKHAKLDRSKLTLHAANSFATLEVPEARLDMVRTGGALFGDTVPTHTEYQRAMQFKSRVAAVHSYPAGNTVGYDRTFTLARDSRLANITVGYSDGYRRAFTNKGHVLINGHRVPVVGKVSMNTLMVDVTDFPDVKGGNEVVLFGKQAGGEITQAEMEDINGALLADLYTVWGSSNPKILVD; this comes from the coding sequence ATGCCATTTCGCCGTACCCTGTTGGCTGCATCCCTGGCCCTGCTGATCACCGGTCAGGCCCCGCTGTACGCCGCACCGCCGCTGTCGATGGACAACGGCACCACAGCCCTGACTGTGCAGACCAGCAACGCCTGGGTCGAAATCAGCGCCAGCGCGCTGCAACACAACATCCGTACCTTGCAGGCCGAGCTGGGCAGCAAATCCAAGTTGTGCGCCGTGCTCAAGGCCGATGCCTACGGCCACGGTGTCGGCCTGGTGATGCCGTCGATCATTGCCCAGGGCGTGCCCTGCGTGGCGGTGGCCAGCAACGAGGAAGCCCGCGTTGTGCGAGCCAGCGGCTTCACTGGGCAACTGGTGCGGGTACGCCTAGCCAGCCTTGGCGAAGTGGAAGATGCCTTGCAGTACGACATGGAAGAGCTGGTCGGTAGCGCCGAATTCGCCCGCCAGGTCGATGCTATCGCCGAGCGCCATGGCAAGACCCTGCGCATCCATATGGCGTTGAATTCCAGTGGCATGAGCCGCAACGGGGTAGAAATGTCCACCTGGTCCGGCCGTGGCGAAGCGTTGCAGATCACCGACCAGAAACACCTCAAGCTGGTGGCGCTGATGACCCACTTCGCGGTTGAAGACAAAGACGATGTGCGCAAAGGCCTGGCGGCGTTCAACGAGCAGACCGCCTGGCTGATCAAGCATGCCAAGCTCGATCGCAGCAAGCTCACCCTGCATGCCGCCAACTCCTTCGCTACCCTGGAGGTGCCGGAAGCGCGCCTGGACATGGTACGTACTGGCGGCGCGCTGTTTGGTGACACCGTGCCGACGCACACCGAATACCAACGTGCCATGCAGTTCAAGTCGCGCGTGGCGGCGGTGCACAGCTACCCGGCCGGCAACACCGTCGGCTACGACCGCACCTTTACCCTGGCGCGTGATTCGCGCTTGGCCAACATCACTGTTGGCTACTCCGATGGCTACCGCCGGGCATTCACCAACAAGGGCCATGTGCTGATCAACGGGCATCGTGTGCCGGTGGTGGGTAAGGTGTCGATGAACACGTTGATGGTCGATGTCACGGACTTCCCCGATGTGAAGGGTGGCAACGAAGTGGTGCTGTTCGGCAAACAGGCCGGGGGTGAAATCACCCAGGCCGAAATGGAAGACATCAACGGCGCGCTACTCGCCGACTTGTACACCGTGTGGGGCAGTTCCAACCCGAAGATCCTCGTCGACTGA
- a CDS encoding 5-guanidino-2-oxopentanoate decarboxylase: protein MHDLTLTAGQALVRLLAHYGVDTVFGIPGVHTLELYRGLPGSGIRHVLTRHEQGAGFMADGYARVSGKPGVCFVITGPGVTNVATAIGQAYADSIPMLVISSVNHTASLGKGWGCLHETQDQRAMTAPITAFSAVALRGDDLPELLARAWAVFDSERPRPVHISVPLDVLAAPVSRDWSAEVVRRPGRGLPCRTSLDQAALKLAAAKRPMIIAGGGALHAAAQLQQLSTRLAAPLFTSVAGKGLLPADAPLNAGSSLCVEPGWQLISQADVVLAVGTEMADTDFWRERLPVNGELLRVDIDPRKFNDVYPCAVALHGDAQHTLAALLEDLPELNRDPAQASAAVANLRQAIRTGHAPLQAIHQAILDRIGAVLPDDAFISSDMTQLAYTGNYAFASRAPRSWLHPTGYGTLGYGLPAGIGGMFATDHRPGLVLVGDGGFLYTAQELATAVEELDRPLVVLLWNNDALGQIRDDMLGLHIEPVGVLPRNPDFIGLARAFGCAVHQPRDLDALQADLACGFATPGVTFIELKHTCVC, encoded by the coding sequence ATGCATGACCTGACCTTGACCGCCGGCCAGGCGCTGGTGCGGTTGTTGGCCCACTACGGCGTGGACACGGTATTCGGTATCCCCGGGGTGCACACCCTGGAGCTGTACCGCGGCCTGCCGGGCAGCGGCATCCGCCATGTGCTGACCCGCCATGAGCAGGGCGCCGGCTTCATGGCCGACGGTTATGCCCGGGTTAGCGGCAAACCGGGGGTGTGCTTCGTCATTACCGGGCCGGGCGTGACCAATGTCGCCACCGCCATCGGCCAGGCCTACGCCGACTCCATCCCGATGCTGGTGATTTCCAGCGTCAACCACACCGCCAGCCTGGGCAAGGGCTGGGGCTGCCTGCACGAAACCCAGGACCAGCGCGCCATGACCGCGCCGATCACCGCGTTCTCCGCCGTCGCCCTGCGCGGCGACGACCTGCCCGAACTGCTTGCCCGCGCCTGGGCGGTATTCGACAGCGAACGGCCGCGCCCGGTGCACATCTCGGTGCCGTTGGACGTGTTGGCTGCGCCGGTGAGCCGTGACTGGAGCGCTGAGGTGGTCCGCCGCCCAGGGCGGGGGCTGCCGTGCCGCACTAGCCTTGATCAGGCGGCCTTGAAGCTGGCCGCCGCCAAGCGGCCGATGATCATTGCCGGTGGTGGGGCATTGCACGCAGCTGCGCAGTTGCAGCAACTGAGCACCCGCCTGGCAGCGCCGCTGTTCACCAGCGTGGCCGGTAAGGGCCTGCTGCCAGCGGATGCCCCCCTCAATGCCGGTTCCAGCCTGTGCGTCGAGCCCGGTTGGCAGCTGATCAGCCAGGCCGACGTGGTGCTGGCCGTGGGTACTGAAATGGCCGACACCGACTTCTGGCGCGAGCGCCTGCCGGTCAATGGTGAGCTGCTGCGGGTGGACATTGACCCGCGCAAGTTCAACGACGTCTACCCCTGCGCCGTTGCCTTGCACGGTGATGCCCAACACACACTGGCCGCGTTGCTCGAGGACCTGCCAGAACTCAATCGTGACCCGGCCCAAGCCAGCGCAGCGGTGGCCAACCTGCGCCAGGCTATCCGCACTGGGCATGCACCGTTGCAGGCTATCCACCAGGCCATTCTTGACCGCATTGGCGCCGTGCTCCCGGACGACGCCTTCATCAGTAGCGACATGACCCAACTGGCCTACACCGGCAACTACGCCTTCGCTAGCCGGGCGCCGCGCAGTTGGCTGCACCCCACCGGCTACGGCACCCTCGGCTACGGCCTGCCGGCCGGCATCGGCGGCATGTTCGCCACCGATCACCGCCCAGGGCTGGTGCTGGTCGGCGATGGCGGTTTCCTGTACACCGCCCAGGAGCTGGCCACCGCAGTCGAAGAGCTGGACCGGCCGCTGGTGGTATTGCTGTGGAACAATGACGCCCTCGGCCAGATCCGCGACGATATGCTCGGCCTGCACATCGAGCCGGTGGGCGTGCTGCCGCGCAACCCAGACTTCATCGGCCTGGCCCGCGCCTTTGGCTGTGCGGTGCATCAGCCGCGTGACCTGGACGCGCTGCAGGCCGACCTGGCCTGCGGTTTCGCCACACCTGGCGTGACCTTCATCGAACTCAAACACACCTGCGTCTGCTAA
- a CDS encoding NAD(P)H-dependent oxidoreductase — MNVLIVHAHPEPQSFTAALRDQAVETFRAQGHPVQVSDLYAMGWNPVASADDFTQRENPEYLVYALEQRQGVKRGAIAADIQQELDKLLWADLLVLNFPIFWFSAPAMLKGWIDRVLVSGVCYGGKRFYDQGGLAGKKALVTVTLGGREHMFGEGAIHGPLDDMLRPILRGTLAYVGFEVLPPFVAWHVPYISDDARQGFLQQYRQRLEQLSDDQPLVFPRLAQFDEALYPLSPNPG; from the coding sequence GTGAATGTACTGATCGTCCATGCTCACCCCGAGCCGCAATCGTTCACCGCTGCCTTGCGTGACCAGGCCGTGGAGACTTTTCGTGCCCAGGGCCACCCGGTGCAGGTCAGCGACCTGTACGCCATGGGCTGGAACCCGGTGGCCAGTGCCGATGACTTTACCCAACGCGAGAACCCCGAGTACCTGGTGTATGCCCTGGAGCAGCGCCAAGGGGTCAAGCGTGGGGCCATTGCCGCGGATATCCAGCAGGAGCTGGACAAGCTGTTGTGGGCCGACTTGCTGGTGCTGAACTTTCCGATCTTCTGGTTCTCGGCGCCGGCCATGCTCAAGGGCTGGATCGACCGGGTGCTGGTGTCGGGGGTGTGCTATGGCGGCAAGCGCTTCTACGACCAGGGTGGCTTGGCGGGCAAGAAGGCGCTGGTGACTGTGACCCTGGGCGGGCGCGAGCACATGTTTGGTGAAGGGGCGATCCACGGTCCACTGGACGACATGTTGCGGCCGATCTTGCGCGGTACGTTGGCTTATGTCGGCTTCGAGGTGTTGCCGCCGTTCGTGGCTTGGCATGTGCCTTACATCAGCGATGACGCCCGCCAGGGCTTCTTGCAGCAGTACCGGCAGCGGCTGGAGCAGCTCTCGGACGACCAGCCGCTGGTGTTTCCGCGGTTGGCGCAGTTCGATGAAGCGTTGTACCCGCTTTCGCCAAACCCTGGCTGA
- a CDS encoding enoyl-CoA hydratase/isomerase family protein has protein sequence MTTPSSSLLSKVEAGVAWITLNRPAQRNALDIPTLEQLHALLETCNSDPVVRVLVLTGCGRSFCAGADLAEWAAAEAQGTLESYGWTETAHALMLRLHSLDKPTIAAINGTAVGAGMDLSLCCDLRIAAASARFKAGYTSMGYSPDAGASWHLPRLIGSEQAKRLLFLDELWGAERALAAGLVSEVCADEQLPAVAAELAGRLANGPTFAYAQTKQLIRDGARRTLAEQLEAERQAGLLCGRSQDGAEALQASMQRRAPRFIGQ, from the coding sequence ATGACCACCCCGTCGTCGTCACTGTTGAGCAAGGTCGAAGCCGGCGTTGCCTGGATCACCCTCAATCGCCCCGCACAGCGTAACGCGCTGGACATCCCCACCCTCGAACAGCTGCACGCCTTGCTGGAAACCTGCAACAGCGACCCGGTCGTGCGCGTGCTGGTGCTGACCGGCTGCGGCCGTAGCTTTTGCGCCGGTGCCGACCTGGCCGAATGGGCGGCAGCCGAAGCCCAGGGCACCCTGGAAAGCTACGGCTGGACCGAAACCGCCCACGCCTTGATGCTGCGCCTGCACAGCCTCGACAAACCCACTATCGCCGCCATCAACGGCACCGCCGTGGGCGCTGGCATGGACCTCAGCCTGTGCTGCGACCTGCGCATTGCTGCGGCCTCGGCGCGGTTCAAAGCTGGCTACACCAGCATGGGCTACAGCCCCGACGCGGGCGCCAGCTGGCACCTGCCACGGCTGATCGGCAGCGAGCAAGCCAAGCGCCTGCTGTTCCTCGATGAACTGTGGGGCGCCGAGCGCGCCCTGGCCGCCGGGCTGGTTAGCGAAGTCTGCGCCGACGAGCAACTGCCCGCCGTAGCCGCCGAGCTGGCCGGGCGCCTGGCCAACGGCCCGACGTTCGCCTATGCGCAGACCAAGCAACTGATCCGCGACGGCGCCCGGCGCACCCTGGCCGAACAGCTCGAAGCCGAGCGCCAGGCGGGCCTGCTGTGCGGCCGCAGCCAGGATGGCGCCGAAGCGCTGCAAGCCTCGATGCAACGACGCGCGCCCCGCTTCATCGGTCAGTAA
- a CDS encoding pyridoxal phosphate-dependent aminotransferase, producing MRYAKLTQRIAGDGAAAWDIHYRALALQAEGKDILLLSVGDPDFDTPAPIVEAAIGSLRAGHTHYADVRGKLALRQAIAKRHQQRSGQAVGADQVTVLAGAQCALYCVAQCVLDPGDEVLVAEPMYVTYEAVFGACGAKVVPVPVKPENGFRVCPRDVAERITPRTRALALNSPHNPSGASLPRATWAALAELCVAHDLWLISDEVYSELLYDGEHVSPGSLPGMAERTATLNSLSKSHAMTGWRVGWVVGSAELATHLENLALCMLYGSPDFIQDAAVVALEQQLPELASMREAYRQRRDLVCEQLANCPGVKALKPDGGMFVMVDIRETGLSAQAFANRLLDSQGVSVLAGEAFGPSAAGHIRLGLVLGNEALADACRRIACCAAELMQAPGRA from the coding sequence ATGCGCTACGCCAAGCTCACCCAACGCATCGCCGGCGACGGGGCCGCGGCCTGGGACATCCACTACCGCGCCTTGGCGCTACAGGCCGAGGGCAAGGACATCTTGCTGCTGTCGGTGGGTGACCCGGACTTCGACACCCCCGCGCCAATCGTCGAAGCGGCCATCGGCAGCCTGCGTGCGGGCCACACCCATTATGCCGATGTGCGCGGCAAGCTGGCGCTGCGCCAGGCCATCGCCAAGCGCCACCAACAGCGCAGCGGCCAGGCCGTCGGCGCCGACCAGGTGACGGTGCTGGCGGGGGCCCAGTGCGCGCTGTACTGCGTGGCCCAGTGCGTGCTTGACCCAGGCGACGAAGTGCTAGTCGCCGAGCCTATGTACGTCACCTACGAGGCGGTGTTCGGTGCCTGTGGCGCCAAGGTGGTGCCGGTGCCGGTCAAGCCGGAAAACGGCTTTCGCGTGTGCCCGCGTGATGTGGCCGAGCGCATCACCCCGCGTACCCGCGCCCTGGCCTTGAACAGCCCGCACAACCCTTCGGGGGCGAGCTTGCCACGCGCCACCTGGGCCGCGCTGGCCGAACTGTGCGTCGCCCATGACCTGTGGTTGATCTCCGACGAGGTGTACAGCGAGCTGCTGTACGACGGCGAGCATGTCAGCCCCGGCAGCCTGCCGGGCATGGCCGAGCGCACGGCCACCCTCAACAGCCTGTCGAAGTCGCATGCCATGACGGGCTGGCGGGTGGGCTGGGTGGTTGGCTCAGCCGAGCTGGCCACCCACCTGGAAAACCTCGCCTTGTGCATGCTGTACGGCTCTCCGGACTTTATCCAGGACGCCGCCGTGGTGGCACTGGAGCAACAACTGCCCGAGCTGGCCAGCATGCGCGAGGCTTATCGGCAGCGCCGCGACCTGGTGTGCGAGCAGTTGGCGAACTGCCCGGGGGTCAAAGCACTGAAGCCCGACGGCGGCATGTTCGTGATGGTCGATATCCGCGAGACCGGCCTCAGCGCCCAGGCCTTCGCCAATCGCCTGCTGGACAGCCAAGGCGTGTCGGTACTCGCCGGCGAAGCCTTTGGCCCCAGCGCTGCCGGGCACATTCGTTTGGGCCTGGTGCTGGGCAACGAGGCCTTGGCCGATGCCTGCCGGCGTATCGCCTGCTGCGCGGCTGAGCTGATGCAGGCGCCGGGCCGTGCGTGA
- a CDS encoding acetate--CoA ligase family protein yields the protein MSHSIRPNLKRLLAPRHLAFVGGRSMARALKRCAEGGFAGQLWLVNPQHASLEGIPCVARVADLPCAPDAVFIATNRELTLQCVAELAARGAGGAICYASGFAESGEEGRLLQQRLLDAAGDMALLGPNCYGLLDYLHGAALWPVAHGGQAVEKGVAILTQSGNFAYNLSMSDRSLPVAYMASVGNQAQLGVAELMDVLLDDPRVTAIGLHLEGLKNVPGFARAAYKALQQGTPIIALKTGVSQIGAELALSHTSSLSGADALYDSLFQRLGVVRVSGPVSFVETLKAAACGRLPVDGELIALACSGGDAGLIADYAERNQLNLPKLEPQQVAALAEVLPAYANLVNPLDFTTAIWGDEAALRRMLDSTLSGAAGAAMLVLDYPAAFTGERKECDLLLALYCDALERHGKVGFVTSAFPELLPACARTRLHARGIAALQGVEDGLAAWGRIVAYQGQRQRLLEQGEAAQIPLCPQALQGQGRLLDEWQSKQALRAFGLPVPAGLLSTPERAVADAARVGYPLVLKAVSAQLPHKTEAGAVALNLRDAAALESALVQMRQRIAGYAPHVAFDQVLLEPMAEAPLAELIIGIKREHNFALALVIGTGGVLVELLKDSVSLLLPTTDSAIRTALLSLRSASLLQGFRGRPAADLDAVVAAIRAVADYACENAGHLLELDVNPLMVGAHSTTAVDALIRLGQAQGERHA from the coding sequence ATGTCGCATTCGATTCGTCCCAACCTCAAGCGCCTGCTGGCGCCGCGGCACCTGGCTTTCGTGGGTGGGCGTAGCATGGCGCGGGCGCTCAAGCGCTGCGCCGAAGGTGGCTTTGCAGGCCAGCTGTGGCTGGTCAACCCACAGCATGCAAGCCTGGAAGGCATCCCCTGCGTGGCGCGTGTGGCCGACTTGCCCTGTGCCCCGGACGCGGTGTTCATCGCCACCAACCGTGAGCTGACCTTGCAGTGCGTGGCCGAGCTGGCCGCACGCGGCGCCGGTGGCGCCATCTGCTATGCCTCAGGCTTTGCCGAAAGCGGTGAGGAAGGGCGCCTGCTGCAACAGCGCCTGCTCGATGCAGCAGGCGACATGGCCTTGCTCGGCCCCAATTGCTACGGCCTGCTCGACTACCTGCACGGTGCCGCGCTGTGGCCGGTGGCGCATGGCGGCCAGGCGGTGGAGAAGGGCGTGGCGATCCTCACCCAGAGCGGCAACTTCGCCTACAACCTGTCCATGAGCGACCGCTCGCTGCCAGTGGCCTACATGGCCTCAGTTGGCAACCAGGCGCAACTGGGCGTGGCCGAACTGATGGACGTGCTGCTCGATGACCCACGGGTTACCGCCATCGGCCTGCACCTGGAAGGCTTGAAGAACGTGCCGGGCTTCGCCCGTGCCGCCTACAAGGCGTTGCAGCAGGGCACGCCGATCATTGCTTTGAAGACCGGCGTATCGCAGATCGGTGCCGAACTGGCGCTCAGCCACACCAGCTCGCTGTCTGGCGCCGACGCCTTGTACGACAGCCTGTTCCAGCGCCTGGGCGTGGTCCGCGTCAGTGGCCCGGTGAGCTTCGTCGAAACCCTCAAGGCCGCCGCCTGTGGCCGCTTGCCGGTGGACGGCGAGTTGATCGCACTGGCCTGTTCGGGTGGCGATGCTGGGCTGATCGCCGACTATGCCGAGCGCAACCAACTCAACTTGCCCAAGCTTGAGCCACAGCAGGTGGCGGCACTGGCCGAAGTACTGCCGGCCTATGCCAACCTGGTCAACCCGTTGGACTTCACCACGGCCATCTGGGGCGATGAAGCAGCCCTGCGGCGCATGCTCGACAGCACCCTGAGCGGTGCAGCTGGCGCGGCCATGCTGGTGCTGGACTACCCGGCGGCGTTCACCGGCGAACGCAAGGAATGCGACCTGCTGCTGGCGTTGTACTGCGATGCGCTGGAGCGCCATGGCAAGGTCGGCTTTGTCACCTCGGCGTTCCCGGAGCTGTTGCCGGCCTGCGCGCGCACGCGCTTGCACGCCCGTGGCATCGCCGCGTTGCAGGGCGTGGAAGATGGCCTGGCCGCCTGGGGGCGCATCGTTGCCTACCAGGGCCAGCGCCAGCGGCTGCTGGAGCAGGGCGAGGCCGCGCAGATACCGCTGTGCCCGCAGGCCTTGCAGGGCCAAGGCCGCCTGCTGGACGAGTGGCAATCCAAGCAAGCCCTGCGCGCCTTCGGCCTACCGGTGCCAGCCGGGCTATTGAGCACGCCCGAGCGTGCTGTGGCAGACGCCGCCCGTGTGGGCTACCCACTGGTACTGAAGGCGGTCAGCGCGCAGCTGCCACATAAGACCGAAGCCGGTGCGGTGGCGCTGAACCTGCGCGATGCCGCCGCCCTCGAAAGCGCCCTGGTGCAGATGCGCCAGCGCATTGCCGGCTACGCCCCGCATGTGGCGTTTGACCAGGTATTGCTTGAACCGATGGCCGAAGCGCCGCTGGCCGAGCTGATCATTGGCATCAAGCGCGAGCACAACTTTGCCCTGGCCCTGGTGATCGGCACGGGGGGCGTGTTGGTCGAGCTGCTCAAGGACAGCGTCAGCCTGCTGCTGCCCACCACCGACAGCGCTATCCGTACTGCGCTGCTCAGCCTGCGCAGTGCCAGCCTGCTGCAAGGCTTCCGTGGTCGCCCGGCCGCTGACCTGGACGCAGTGGTCGCGGCCATTCGCGCGGTGGCTGACTACGCCTGTGAAAACGCCGGGCACCTGCTGGAACTGGATGTGAACCCATTGATGGTCGGTGCCCATAGCACCACCGCGGTCGACGCTTTGATCCGTCTCGGCCAAGCGCAAGGAGAACGACATGCATGA
- a CDS encoding acyl-CoA dehydrogenase family protein: MNFQLTQEQEMLVEAVRSFVAKELLPHEEAVDRADAVSPELAAHIRGKAIAAGFYAFNMPEEVGGGGLDYLSQALIERELSKVSWALHVFVARPSKILMACKGEQVNDYLLPCMQGEKIDCFALTEPGAGSDANAIKTRAVCQGDDFVINGSKHFISHAGHADFAIVFAVTDTYEHNGRKRNAVTALLVDRGTPGMTIRRGPKCVSNRGYHTYELFFDDCRVPASKVLGEVGKGWEVANAWLTAGRVMVAANCVGQAQRALDLALQWAADRKQFGQAIGSYQGVSFKLADMATQIRAAEMLTLHTAWKMDQGSMTDGEAGMAKLFASEVLGKVADETVQIFGGMGLMDEGPVERIWRNARIERIWEGTSEIQRHIIARELLRPLLR, from the coding sequence ATGAATTTCCAGCTGACCCAAGAACAAGAAATGTTGGTGGAAGCGGTACGCAGCTTTGTCGCCAAGGAGCTGTTGCCCCATGAAGAGGCGGTAGACCGCGCCGATGCCGTGTCGCCGGAGCTGGCCGCGCACATCCGCGGCAAGGCCATCGCCGCCGGGTTCTATGCCTTCAACATGCCCGAGGAGGTCGGTGGCGGTGGCCTGGACTACCTGTCCCAAGCGCTGATCGAGCGGGAATTGTCCAAGGTGTCCTGGGCCCTGCACGTGTTTGTCGCGCGGCCGTCGAAAATCCTCATGGCCTGCAAGGGCGAGCAGGTCAACGACTACCTGCTGCCCTGCATGCAGGGCGAGAAAATCGATTGCTTCGCGCTCACCGAGCCGGGGGCTGGTTCGGATGCCAACGCCATCAAAACCCGTGCCGTGTGCCAGGGCGATGACTTTGTCATCAATGGCAGCAAGCACTTCATCAGCCATGCCGGGCACGCCGATTTCGCCATTGTCTTCGCCGTTACCGACACCTACGAGCACAACGGTCGCAAGCGCAATGCAGTTACCGCCTTGCTGGTCGACCGCGGTACGCCGGGCATGACCATCCGCCGTGGCCCCAAGTGTGTAAGTAACCGTGGCTACCACACCTACGAGCTGTTCTTCGACGACTGCCGGGTGCCAGCCAGCAAGGTGCTGGGCGAAGTCGGCAAGGGCTGGGAGGTGGCCAACGCCTGGCTCACCGCGGGCCGGGTCATGGTTGCCGCCAACTGCGTAGGCCAGGCTCAGCGCGCCCTGGATCTGGCGCTGCAGTGGGCCGCCGACCGTAAGCAGTTCGGCCAGGCCATCGGCAGCTACCAGGGCGTGTCGTTCAAACTGGCCGACATGGCCACGCAGATTCGCGCCGCCGAAATGCTCACCCTGCACACCGCCTGGAAGATGGACCAGGGCAGCATGACCGACGGCGAGGCCGGCATGGCCAAGCTGTTCGCCAGCGAAGTGCTGGGCAAGGTTGCCGATGAAACCGTGCAGATTTTTGGCGGCATGGGCCTGATGGACGAAGGGCCGGTCGAGCGCATCTGGCGCAACGCGCGCATCGAACGCATCTGGGAAGGCACCTCGGAAATCCAGCGGCACATCATCGCCCGCGAACTGCTGCGCCCGCTGCTGCGCTGA